A genome region from Thermococcus gorgonarius includes the following:
- a CDS encoding DHHA1 domain-containing protein — MDKGAFLERAREGAELIKMHIELGHTIRLISHRDADGITAGAILAKAVAREGGAFQLSIVKQVSEDLLKKLAGENREIYVFSDLGSGSMELIEKYLGDATVVVADHHPPEKESFSNDSHLLVNPVPFGANSVRDLSGSGVAYFVAREMNDANRDMAYIAIVGAVGDMQEIDGQFHGMNLEILEDGKKLGILEVRKELRLFGRESRPLYQMLAYSTNPEIPEITGDERKAIEWLRSQGFDPEMRYWQLREEEKRKLHDALVLYLIKHGAPKETIDRLIGDVVISPLYPEGDPRHEAREFSTLLNATGRLNEGTLGVAICLGDEDAYKRAVKMLEDYKREQIEARKFIIQNWSMVNESDHAYVFYAGKNIRDTLVGIAANMAINAGLADPEKPVVVLADSDEDENLVKGSARTTEKALAKGYHLGEALREVAEKLGGEGGGHAIAAGIRFPKGKIDEFIRLFNEALARQLRGEQGEDQG; from the coding sequence GTGGATAAGGGTGCCTTCTTAGAGCGGGCCAGGGAAGGGGCCGAACTGATAAAGATGCATATCGAGTTAGGTCACACGATAAGGCTGATCTCCCATCGCGACGCAGACGGCATCACTGCCGGTGCCATTCTTGCCAAGGCCGTGGCAAGGGAAGGTGGGGCCTTCCAGCTGAGCATCGTCAAGCAGGTCAGTGAAGACCTTCTCAAAAAGCTCGCGGGTGAGAACAGGGAGATATACGTTTTCAGTGACCTTGGCAGCGGCTCGATGGAGCTAATAGAGAAATACCTCGGCGACGCAACGGTTGTTGTGGCCGATCATCATCCACCCGAGAAGGAAAGCTTTTCAAACGACTCTCACCTCCTCGTCAACCCCGTTCCATTCGGTGCCAACAGCGTTCGAGATCTGAGCGGTTCAGGTGTTGCCTACTTCGTTGCCAGGGAGATGAACGATGCCAACAGGGATATGGCATACATAGCGATAGTTGGCGCAGTTGGTGACATGCAGGAAATAGACGGCCAGTTCCACGGCATGAACCTTGAAATCTTGGAGGACGGGAAGAAGCTCGGAATCCTGGAAGTCAGGAAAGAGCTGAGGTTGTTCGGAAGGGAGAGCAGGCCCCTCTACCAGATGCTTGCTTACTCAACTAACCCCGAGATCCCGGAAATAACTGGAGACGAAAGAAAAGCCATAGAATGGCTCCGCTCCCAGGGCTTCGACCCAGAAATGAGGTATTGGCAGCTCAGAGAAGAGGAGAAGAGAAAGCTCCACGATGCCCTGGTTCTTTACCTCATAAAGCACGGCGCCCCAAAGGAGACCATAGATAGGCTCATTGGAGACGTTGTGATAAGCCCACTCTATCCGGAAGGCGACCCCAGGCACGAGGCCAGGGAGTTTTCTACCCTCTTAAACGCCACTGGGAGACTCAACGAGGGGACTTTGGGAGTAGCTATCTGCCTTGGGGATGAGGATGCCTACAAGAGGGCAGTTAAAATGCTCGAAGACTACAAGAGAGAGCAGATTGAGGCAAGAAAGTTCATAATCCAGAACTGGAGCATGGTCAACGAAAGTGATCACGCCTACGTCTTCTACGCAGGAAAGAACATTAGGGACACACTCGTTGGGATAGCTGCCAACATGGCCATAAACGCCGGTCTTGCAGATCCAGAAAAACCAGTAGTTGTCTTGGCCGACAGCGATGAAGACGAGAACCTGGTGAAGGGCTCTGCCAGAACCACTGAGAAAGCCCTCGCCAAGGGCTACCACCTTGGCGAAGCCTTGAGAGAAGTCGCGGAGAAGCTTGGAGGAGAGGGTGGAGGTCATGCTATAGCCGCTGGGATTCGCTTCCCGAAGGGCAAAATCGATGAGTTCATCAGGCTCTTCAATGAGGCACTGGCAAGGCAGCTCAGGGGGGAGCAGGGTGAAGATCAGGGTTGA
- a CDS encoding KEOPS complex subunit Pcc1: MKIRVEAEIVWHYGDARKAEAIARAVQVDNEGIPESLKKSLNLETRWDDGTVRTKVKYSGEIDTLIKALDDLVFSVKIAEEMTEKV, encoded by the coding sequence GTGAAGATCAGGGTTGAGGCCGAGATAGTCTGGCACTACGGTGATGCCAGAAAAGCTGAGGCAATCGCAAGGGCAGTTCAGGTGGACAACGAGGGCATACCAGAAAGCCTAAAGAAAAGTTTAAATTTGGAAACCCGATGGGATGATGGAACCGTCAGGACAAAGGTTAAATACTCGGGGGAGATTGATACACTCATCAAGGCGCTTGATGATCTTGTGTTTTCGGTCAAAATCGCCGAGGAAATGACTGAAAAGGTGTGA
- a CDS encoding 30S ribosomal protein S3ae, with product MAKANPRRVSAAKDKWKLKEWYVVYAPDFFGSKEIGLTPADDPEKVIGRVVETTLKDLTGDFTKGHVKLYFQVYDVKGQNAYTKFKGHTLARSYIRSLVRRRTTRVDGIFNVTTKDGYKLRVMGMVIAYRRIQTSQERAIRKIIQDIIYKKAEELNFADFVLQSVNGQIASEIAKEARKIYPIKRAEVRKIKVLAEPEA from the coding sequence ATGGCGAAAGCTAATCCGAGAAGGGTCTCGGCTGCAAAGGACAAGTGGAAGCTTAAGGAGTGGTACGTGGTTTACGCTCCCGACTTCTTCGGGAGTAAGGAGATAGGCCTAACCCCTGCGGACGATCCGGAGAAGGTTATAGGCAGGGTCGTTGAGACCACGCTCAAGGACCTCACCGGGGACTTCACCAAGGGGCACGTCAAGCTCTACTTCCAGGTCTACGACGTCAAGGGCCAGAACGCCTACACCAAGTTCAAGGGCCACACGTTGGCCAGGAGCTACATTCGTTCACTCGTCAGGAGGAGGACTACCCGCGTTGATGGAATCTTCAACGTCACAACCAAGGACGGTTACAAGCTCCGCGTCATGGGCATGGTCATCGCCTATAGAAGGATTCAGACCAGCCAGGAGAGGGCCATAAGGAAGATAATCCAGGACATTATCTACAAGAAGGCCGAGGAGCTCAACTTCGCGGACTTTGTCCTCCAGTCTGTCAACGGTCAGATAGCGAGCGAGATAGCCAAGGAAGCCAGGAAGATATACCCGATTAAGCGCGCCGAGGTCAGGAAGATCAAGGTTCTCGCCGAGCCCGAGGCCTGA
- a CDS encoding lysyl aminopeptidase: MVNLELLKKIVEAPGVSGYEFLGIRDVVIEELKDYVDEIKVDKLGNVIAHKKGSGPKVMIAAHMDKIGVMVNHIDKEGYLHVVPVGGVDPRTLVAQRIRFFTEKGERFGVVGHIPPHLQKPEDRKKAADWDTIVVDIGVDSKEEAEELGFRVGTVGEFAPAFVQLNENRIATPYLDDRVCLYAMIETAKALENHEADIYFVASVQEEVGLRGARVASYAIDLEIGIAMDVTFAKQVGDKGKIVPKLGGGPVMDVGPNINPKLRAFADEVAKKYEIPLQVEASPRPTGTDANIMQINREGVATAVLSIPIRYMHSQVETADLRDIDLTIKLAKHILEELRPMDLTP, encoded by the coding sequence ATGGTGAACCTCGAACTGCTTAAGAAAATCGTTGAAGCCCCCGGCGTTTCTGGATACGAGTTCCTGGGAATCAGGGACGTTGTAATAGAAGAACTGAAGGACTACGTTGACGAGATAAAGGTGGACAAGCTCGGAAACGTTATAGCTCACAAGAAGGGAAGCGGGCCAAAGGTTATGATAGCGGCCCACATGGACAAGATAGGCGTTATGGTGAACCACATAGACAAGGAGGGCTACCTCCACGTCGTTCCGGTTGGAGGCGTTGACCCAAGAACCCTCGTTGCCCAGAGAATTCGCTTCTTCACCGAGAAGGGCGAGCGCTTTGGTGTTGTCGGCCACATACCACCGCACCTCCAGAAGCCCGAGGACAGGAAGAAAGCGGCCGACTGGGACACCATCGTCGTTGACATTGGTGTTGACAGCAAGGAGGAAGCTGAAGAGCTTGGCTTCCGCGTTGGCACGGTAGGAGAGTTCGCCCCTGCCTTCGTCCAGCTCAACGAAAACCGCATAGCCACGCCCTATCTTGATGACCGCGTCTGTCTCTACGCCATGATTGAAACTGCCAAGGCCCTCGAGAACCACGAAGCCGATATCTACTTCGTTGCCAGCGTCCAGGAGGAGGTTGGCCTCAGGGGAGCCAGGGTTGCCAGCTACGCAATCGACCTCGAGATAGGCATTGCCATGGACGTAACCTTCGCCAAGCAGGTCGGCGACAAGGGTAAGATAGTGCCAAAGCTCGGCGGCGGGCCGGTTATGGACGTAGGGCCCAACATCAATCCAAAGCTCAGAGCCTTTGCCGATGAAGTTGCCAAGAAGTACGAGATACCGCTTCAGGTCGAGGCTTCTCCAAGGCCAACCGGAACGGACGCCAACATAATGCAGATCAACAGAGAGGGGGTTGCCACGGCCGTTCTCAGCATACCGATAAGGTACATGCACAGCCAGGTCGAGACAGCTGATTTGAGGGACATTGACCTCACGATAAAGCTTGCCAAGCACATCCTTGAGGAGCTCAGGCCGATGGATTTAACTCCCTGA
- a CDS encoding archaemetzincin family Zn-dependent metalloprotease has product MPVILIVPIGEVKNTILETVSNFVGVYYSRFGLSTRILPEIPVEPFSRAFNPIRGQYLGRVFLPTLASLRKKVGGKAVLGITGLDLYEEGLNFIFGLANPSLKAAIISLHRLRPEFYGEEPDEELLKERAIKEAMHELGHVFGLGHCPDPRCVMHFSNSILDTDLKSPLYCSTCAEKLSKNLEVLV; this is encoded by the coding sequence ATGCCGGTGATACTGATAGTCCCTATCGGTGAGGTTAAGAATACCATCCTGGAGACAGTGTCCAACTTCGTGGGGGTCTATTACTCTCGCTTTGGCCTTTCCACCAGGATACTCCCGGAGATCCCTGTGGAGCCCTTTTCCCGCGCCTTCAATCCAATAAGGGGGCAGTACCTCGGGCGGGTTTTTCTGCCGACCCTGGCAAGTCTCAGGAAGAAAGTTGGGGGAAAGGCAGTTCTTGGCATTACAGGGCTCGACCTCTACGAGGAGGGGTTAAACTTCATCTTTGGGTTAGCTAATCCATCACTTAAGGCGGCCATAATATCCCTCCACAGGTTAAGACCTGAATTCTATGGTGAGGAACCGGATGAAGAGCTTTTAAAGGAGAGGGCCATTAAGGAAGCCATGCATGAGCTCGGCCACGTCTTTGGGCTGGGGCACTGCCCAGATCCAAGGTGCGTTATGCACTTTTCCAACTCGATACTAGATACTGACCTTAAAAGTCCCCTCTACTGCTCCACCTGTGCGGAGAAGCTGTCCAAAAACCTGGAGGTGTTGGTGTGA
- the cyaB gene encoding class IV adenylate cyclase → MIEVELKGYADEKIFERVREKYKLLRREYHEDTYFQHPCRDFSKTDEALRIRVKRFNGHFEAFMTYKGPKLDRESKTRKEIEVELTDPDKYAEILERLGFVEVLTITKVREKYYVEKGVVIALDEVENIGKFIEIETLVEDQEKIEEAVEHLRAILEELGVKHFERRSYLELLMERSKNGDS, encoded by the coding sequence GTGATAGAGGTGGAACTGAAGGGCTACGCCGACGAGAAAATCTTTGAAAGGGTCCGGGAAAAGTACAAGCTCCTGAGGAGGGAGTACCACGAGGACACGTACTTCCAGCATCCCTGTAGGGATTTCTCCAAAACCGACGAGGCACTCAGGATAAGGGTGAAGCGCTTTAACGGGCACTTTGAGGCCTTCATGACCTACAAGGGACCGAAGCTTGACAGGGAATCAAAGACCAGGAAGGAGATAGAGGTTGAGCTGACCGATCCGGACAAGTACGCTGAAATACTGGAACGTCTGGGCTTTGTTGAGGTGCTCACGATTACCAAGGTACGTGAAAAGTACTACGTTGAGAAGGGCGTCGTCATAGCTCTTGACGAAGTGGAAAACATCGGAAAGTTCATCGAGATCGAAACCCTTGTTGAGGATCAGGAGAAAATTGAGGAGGCTGTAGAGCACCTCAGGGCAATTCTGGAGGAGCTGGGTGTTAAACATTTTGAACGGAGGTCTTACCTTGAACTCTTGATGGAGCGATCCAAGAATGGGGATTCTTGA
- a CDS encoding TrkH family potassium uptake protein yields MLEFRRYINSTEDLFVVQNLIGAILEGVGIAYLFPVLLTWFYPSEVKYVPYFAVPGFINIILGAWLSRQQERIEDVNLRQAMISAAFIWLFASLVSVVPFIKIAHMSFVDSYFESMSAWTGTGLTMMSNLESYPHVLLFWRAWMQWLGGIGIVLVALSILIRPGVAAARLYRAEARSERILPNLVNTAKVIFQIYLVLTLIGTYLYYVNGMELFDAITHAMTGLGTGGMSSHDASIGYFHSMSIEAITIFLMIMGAVNFTVHYKVFKEKRIGPFFDDVQVRYMFLFLVPAISLIAYGLVQYGDSIGDSLRQAVFHAVSAISCTGFSISDLSKYPELGKFLLGLLMVIGGGAGSTAGGIKLIRFTLMYESLKWTIQQSILPRGAVIKRKVQNYVFTAEDLQEVTGFVITYLAFLLFGTIYMMVRLKVSLVDAFFEAASAQGNVGLSVGITSPLLPSDVKVLLITLMWVGRLEIFSVLVFVVSLVAMMRVRK; encoded by the coding sequence ATGTTAGAATTCAGGAGGTACATTAACTCAACCGAAGATCTCTTCGTCGTTCAGAATCTGATAGGCGCGATACTTGAGGGCGTTGGCATAGCTTACCTGTTTCCGGTCCTTCTCACATGGTTCTATCCATCGGAGGTGAAGTACGTCCCCTACTTCGCTGTTCCAGGTTTTATCAACATTATCCTGGGGGCATGGCTTTCCAGGCAACAGGAGAGGATAGAGGACGTAAACCTTAGACAGGCGATGATCTCGGCCGCGTTTATATGGCTCTTCGCATCACTGGTAAGCGTTGTTCCCTTCATTAAAATAGCCCACATGAGCTTTGTGGATTCATACTTTGAGAGCATGAGCGCGTGGACTGGGACTGGTTTGACGATGATGAGCAACTTGGAGAGCTACCCACACGTTTTGCTCTTTTGGAGGGCATGGATGCAATGGCTTGGCGGGATAGGAATAGTTCTCGTTGCCCTCTCCATTTTGATCCGCCCCGGAGTTGCCGCTGCCAGGCTTTATCGGGCAGAGGCCAGAAGCGAGAGAATTCTGCCCAACCTGGTCAACACAGCCAAGGTTATATTCCAGATATACTTGGTTCTCACCTTAATCGGCACCTATCTGTACTACGTAAACGGCATGGAGCTCTTCGATGCAATTACCCACGCAATGACCGGCCTGGGAACTGGTGGTATGAGCAGCCACGATGCGAGCATAGGGTACTTCCACAGCATGAGCATAGAGGCCATTACGATCTTCTTGATGATCATGGGTGCAGTCAATTTCACAGTTCACTACAAGGTGTTTAAAGAAAAGCGCATAGGCCCGTTTTTTGACGACGTCCAGGTCAGATACATGTTCCTCTTTCTCGTTCCAGCAATATCGCTCATAGCCTACGGTCTCGTTCAGTATGGTGATTCTATTGGCGATTCCCTTAGACAGGCTGTGTTCCATGCTGTTTCAGCAATTTCATGTACGGGTTTCAGTATCTCAGATCTCTCAAAGTACCCCGAACTGGGCAAGTTTTTACTCGGTCTGCTGATGGTCATTGGAGGAGGCGCAGGAAGCACAGCAGGCGGCATAAAGCTGATCCGTTTCACCCTGATGTACGAAAGCCTGAAGTGGACCATTCAGCAGTCGATACTTCCCAGGGGTGCTGTCATAAAAAGGAAGGTTCAAAACTACGTCTTCACAGCCGAGGATCTCCAGGAGGTCACAGGCTTTGTGATAACATACCTGGCCTTCCTTCTCTTCGGAACCATCTATATGATGGTTCGCCTTAAGGTATCTCTGGTGGACGCATTTTTTGAAGCCGCATCGGCTCAAGGCAACGTGGGCCTGAGCGTTGGGATAACTTCTCCGCTTTTGCCCAGCGACGTTAAAGTCCTCCTGATAACCCTGATGTGGGTGGGCAGATTGGAGATATTCTCAGTCCTCGTGTTCGTGGTCAGCCTAGTGGCCATGATGAGGGTGAGAAAGTGA
- the map gene encoding type II methionyl aminopeptidase, with protein sequence MDEREALIKAGEIARQVKKEVMDLVKPGAKLYDIAEFVEKRIVELGGNPAFPCNLSINAQAAHYTPYKGDETTLKEGDYLKIDLGVHIDGYIADTAVTVRVGMEEDELMEAAREALENAIATVRAGVKIREIGKAIEETIRRNGFNPIVNLSGHKIERYKLHAGVSIPNVYRQNDTYELKEGDVIAIEPFATTGAGQVIEVPPALIFMYLRDRPVRNVHARRLLLKIKNEYKTLPFAYRWLQGFLPEGQLKLALSQLEKAGAIYAYPILREIRGGMVAQFEHTVIVEKDGAYVTT encoded by the coding sequence ATGGATGAGAGGGAAGCTCTGATCAAGGCGGGAGAAATAGCCAGGCAAGTCAAAAAGGAGGTTATGGATCTCGTTAAACCTGGGGCAAAGCTCTATGACATAGCGGAGTTTGTTGAAAAGAGGATTGTGGAGCTTGGGGGCAATCCAGCCTTTCCGTGCAATCTCTCAATAAACGCACAGGCGGCCCATTACACTCCATACAAGGGCGATGAAACCACGTTGAAAGAGGGAGACTACCTCAAGATAGACCTGGGGGTTCACATCGATGGATATATCGCCGATACCGCGGTGACCGTTAGGGTTGGTATGGAAGAAGACGAACTCATGGAAGCGGCAAGGGAAGCCCTTGAAAACGCTATAGCCACCGTTAGAGCGGGGGTAAAGATAAGGGAGATTGGAAAGGCCATCGAGGAGACGATACGGAGGAATGGTTTCAATCCTATAGTAAACCTAAGTGGCCATAAAATAGAGCGCTACAAGCTCCATGCTGGAGTAAGCATTCCAAACGTTTACAGGCAGAACGATACCTACGAACTCAAGGAGGGGGATGTAATAGCAATAGAGCCCTTTGCGACAACAGGAGCGGGGCAGGTGATAGAGGTTCCCCCGGCGCTGATATTTATGTACCTCCGCGACAGACCGGTCAGGAACGTCCACGCCCGGAGGCTTTTACTGAAGATCAAGAACGAGTACAAGACGCTGCCCTTTGCCTACCGCTGGCTTCAGGGCTTTCTGCCGGAGGGACAGCTGAAGCTGGCTTTATCTCAGCTTGAAAAGGCCGGTGCCATTTATGCCTATCCAATCCTCAGGGAAATAAGGGGCGGTATGGTTGCCCAGTTCGAGCACACGGTGATAGTTGAGAAGGACGGTGCTTACGTGACGACTTGA
- a CDS encoding CBS domain-containing protein produces MVGILVQEVMTDRFQKIDIDAPLSEAIGIFEKEDPDLILVFDGNLYKGVLTQDLIIRSHLKWDPTKAKVRDVYKPAPVIKPDDDLSRAAKLMLEVDLRSLPVGESKAEIIGVVNDMAVLERVAQEKFGKDKVEDYMTKDVITLTPEDTVAKALATMRDHAISRIPIVNEEGKLEGLVTLHDLIIRFIKPRFKAQYGEVAGEKIPPFSMPLRDVMIKGVITILPDATVREAVATMKDNDIDGLVVVNEDNKVVGVLTVKDLLLPISKMTEKEARFYLQLGGDASILSDFTRERIISDIKRFVDGYEDLLGQEGIIYLYIRRFKEKFRGVHLYQARMRIVTDRGVFVATGETWGAIQAVHDALRAIERQLLQKAELEKDIRYAKRFLEKLEF; encoded by the coding sequence ATGGTCGGAATTCTGGTGCAGGAGGTTATGACAGACAGGTTCCAGAAGATAGACATCGACGCCCCGCTTTCTGAGGCGATAGGCATATTCGAGAAGGAGGACCCGGATCTGATTCTCGTGTTCGATGGGAACCTGTACAAGGGTGTTCTGACTCAGGATCTGATAATTAGATCCCACCTCAAATGGGATCCTACCAAGGCCAAGGTTAGGGATGTTTACAAGCCTGCCCCGGTTATTAAACCAGATGATGACCTCAGCAGGGCTGCAAAACTCATGCTTGAAGTTGATCTAAGGTCGCTTCCCGTTGGCGAATCAAAAGCCGAGATAATCGGTGTCGTAAACGATATGGCCGTTCTCGAAAGGGTTGCCCAAGAAAAGTTTGGAAAGGATAAGGTTGAAGACTACATGACAAAGGACGTTATAACCCTCACACCTGAGGACACCGTGGCAAAGGCTCTCGCTACGATGAGGGATCACGCTATCTCCAGGATACCCATAGTCAACGAGGAAGGCAAACTGGAAGGCCTGGTTACCCTTCACGATTTGATAATACGCTTTATCAAACCCCGCTTTAAGGCCCAGTACGGTGAAGTTGCCGGTGAGAAGATACCGCCCTTCAGCATGCCCCTGCGCGATGTGATGATAAAGGGCGTGATAACCATACTCCCCGATGCTACCGTTAGGGAAGCCGTTGCCACAATGAAGGACAACGACATCGACGGGCTGGTGGTCGTCAACGAGGACAACAAAGTTGTTGGAGTGCTCACCGTCAAGGACCTCCTCCTGCCCATATCAAAGATGACAGAAAAGGAGGCTCGCTTTTACCTCCAGCTCGGCGGTGACGCTTCAATTCTCAGCGACTTTACCAGGGAGAGGATAATCAGCGACATCAAAAGATTCGTTGACGGCTACGAGGATCTGCTTGGCCAGGAGGGCATAATATACCTCTACATCCGCAGGTTCAAGGAGAAGTTCAGAGGAGTTCACCTATATCAGGCAAGGATGAGGATAGTCACTGACAGAGGAGTCTTCGTGGCCACCGGTGAGACCTGGGGTGCCATTCAGGCCGTCCACGATGCTCTCCGTGCCATTGAGAGACAGCTCCTCCAGAAGGCTGAGCTTGAGAAGGACATAAGGTACGCCAAGAGGTTCCTTGAGAAGCTTGAGTTCTGA
- a CDS encoding sodium:calcium antiporter — protein MIEFAIWSLSILAGLAILVLAGDKLSDKIIEVARRAGVSPLVISIVLVSLSTTLPEITTSALASYQGVNGIALGNALGSIFANIALILGLASMIKPLKAGPSAYENSLIMLASLIILIALSIDGTLSRLDGFLLLLAYAVYLRWLLRKHVRSGVDWEPMGGVGIIDYVLLVVLGLFLVGGAEMVVFGGKNIAQALGVSDFVVGATVVAIGTSLPEMTNALYGAIRERGSISIGNIIGANIMNALVVLGIASLIRPLQTGASVLTIALVLFAMIPMIASLKKTGGINRYVGAYFLALYAVYLALLFYGVEL, from the coding sequence ATGATTGAGTTTGCAATCTGGTCGCTGTCAATACTGGCCGGACTCGCAATTCTCGTTCTCGCAGGGGATAAGCTGTCGGATAAAATAATCGAGGTGGCAAGAAGGGCAGGTGTCTCACCACTTGTTATAAGCATCGTTCTCGTGAGCCTCTCAACAACGTTGCCAGAGATAACTACCAGTGCTTTGGCAAGTTATCAGGGGGTCAATGGGATAGCCCTTGGAAACGCCCTCGGAAGCATATTCGCCAACATCGCCCTGATTCTCGGTCTTGCCTCCATGATTAAGCCTTTAAAAGCAGGCCCCTCCGCCTATGAGAACTCCCTCATAATGCTTGCCTCGTTAATCATTCTCATAGCTCTATCGATTGACGGAACGTTGAGCAGGCTCGATGGATTTCTACTTCTCCTCGCCTATGCAGTGTACCTCCGCTGGCTGTTGAGGAAACACGTAAGGAGTGGAGTTGACTGGGAGCCCATGGGAGGAGTTGGAATTATCGACTACGTTCTTCTCGTCGTTCTCGGTCTCTTCCTCGTGGGCGGTGCCGAGATGGTAGTCTTTGGTGGCAAGAACATCGCCCAGGCTCTCGGCGTCTCTGACTTCGTGGTTGGAGCAACGGTAGTGGCAATAGGGACATCCCTCCCGGAGATGACCAACGCCCTCTATGGAGCCATAAGGGAGCGCGGGAGCATAAGCATCGGCAACATAATAGGGGCAAACATCATGAATGCCCTCGTTGTTCTCGGAATAGCTTCCCTCATAAGGCCCCTCCAGACTGGAGCCTCAGTGCTGACAATAGCCCTGGTTCTTTTCGCAATGATCCCGATGATAGCCTCTCTCAAAAAAACAGGGGGGATAAACAGGTACGTTGGGGCTTATTTCCTTGCCCTCTACGCAGTCTATTTGGCCCTCCTTTTTTATGGCGTGGAGCTTTGA
- a CDS encoding 2,3-bisphosphoglycerate-independent phosphoglycerate mutase, with product MKQRKGLLIILDGLGDRPIKEFGGKTPLEYANTPNMDKLAKMGILGQQDPIKPGQPAGSDTAHLSIFGYDPYKVYRGRGFLEALGVGLDLSEDDLAFRVNFATIENGIITDRRAGRISTEEAHELAKAIQENVKIPVDFIFVGATGHRAVLVLKGMAKGYRVGENDPHEAGKPPHPFTWEDDESKKVAEILEEFVRKAHEVIDKHPINEKRRKEGKPVANYLLIRGAGTYPNIPMKFTEQWKVKAGAVIAVSLVKGVARAIGFDVYTPEGATGEYNTDEMVKARKAVELLKEYDFVFLHFKPTDAAGHDNNPKLKAEMIEKADRMIGYIMDNIDLEDVVIAITGDHSTPCEVMNHSGDPVPLLIAGGGVRPDHTEAFGERECMRGGLGRIKGHDIVPIMMDLMNRSEKFGA from the coding sequence ATGAAGCAGAGGAAAGGATTGCTCATAATTCTCGACGGCCTTGGCGACAGGCCGATCAAAGAGTTCGGCGGGAAGACGCCGCTCGAATACGCTAACACGCCGAACATGGATAAGCTTGCCAAGATGGGAATCCTTGGGCAACAAGACCCGATAAAGCCCGGACAACCGGCGGGAAGCGATACCGCTCACCTTAGCATTTTCGGCTACGACCCCTACAAAGTCTACCGTGGAAGGGGCTTCCTCGAGGCCCTTGGTGTTGGTCTCGACCTCAGCGAGGACGACTTAGCTTTCCGCGTCAACTTCGCCACCATCGAGAACGGCATCATAACCGACAGGCGCGCGGGCAGGATAAGCACCGAGGAGGCCCACGAGCTGGCGAAGGCCATTCAGGAGAACGTCAAGATACCGGTTGATTTCATCTTCGTCGGAGCAACTGGTCACAGGGCCGTACTCGTTCTCAAAGGCATGGCCAAAGGCTACCGCGTCGGCGAGAACGACCCCCACGAGGCCGGTAAGCCGCCTCACCCCTTCACCTGGGAGGATGATGAGAGTAAGAAAGTGGCGGAAATCCTTGAGGAGTTCGTTAGAAAGGCCCACGAGGTTATCGACAAACACCCGATAAACGAGAAGCGCAGGAAGGAAGGAAAGCCGGTTGCCAACTACCTCCTTATCAGGGGCGCTGGCACTTATCCGAACATCCCGATGAAGTTCACCGAGCAGTGGAAGGTCAAGGCGGGAGCGGTTATAGCGGTCTCGCTCGTTAAGGGTGTCGCGAGGGCGATAGGCTTCGACGTTTACACGCCAGAGGGGGCAACGGGTGAGTACAACACCGATGAGATGGTCAAGGCGAGGAAGGCAGTTGAACTGCTCAAAGAGTACGACTTCGTCTTCCTGCACTTCAAGCCGACCGACGCGGCCGGCCACGACAACAACCCCAAGCTCAAGGCGGAGATGATAGAGAAGGCTGACAGGATGATAGGCTACATCATGGACAACATCGACCTTGAAGATGTCGTCATAGCGATAACCGGCGACCACTCAACGCCATGCGAAGTGATGAACCACAGCGGCGACCCGGTTCCGCTTCTCATCGCTGGCGGCGGCGTTAGACCGGACCACACCGAGGCCTTTGGCGAGCGCGAGTGCATGCGCGGCGGCCTCGGAAGGATAAAGGGCCACGACATCGTTCCGATTATGATGGACCTGATGAACCGCTCGGAAAAGTTCGGGGCCTGA